A genome region from Brachymonas denitrificans includes the following:
- the dnaB gene encoding replicative DNA helicase produces the protein MTDHEDYGQYDFEQPVDREVAQLRVPPHSIESESSVLGGLLLDNNAWDRVADLLIASDFYRHEHQLVFEAIGKLINASKPADVITVFEALQSLGKAEEVGGLVYLNALAQFVPSAANIRRYAEIVRERSILRKLVTASDEIATKAFNPQGTPVEKILDEAEQKIFKIGEEGSRMKEGFQPMESLVVDLLDRVQEMADNPNDITGVPSGFYDLDRMTSGMQAGDLIILAARPSMGKTAFAINIAEHVALAEGLPVAVFSMEMGAAQLAVRIVGSIGRIDQGRLRTGKLHDEEWPRLTEAIEKLRTVSMHIDETPGLTPSELRANARRLARQQGKLGLIVVDYLQLMSGSGSAAAENRATELSEISRGLKMLAKELQCPLIALSQLNRSVEQRTDKRPMMSDLRESGAIEQDADVIMFIYRDDYYNKESREPGVAEIIIGKQRNGPTGTVKLAFIKPLTKFESLASMADEY, from the coding sequence GTGACAGACCACGAGGATTACGGGCAATACGATTTCGAGCAACCGGTGGACCGGGAGGTGGCACAGCTGCGCGTGCCGCCGCATTCCATCGAGTCCGAATCCAGCGTGCTGGGCGGCCTGCTGCTCGACAACAATGCCTGGGACCGCGTGGCCGACCTGCTGATCGCCAGCGACTTCTACCGGCACGAGCACCAGCTGGTGTTCGAGGCGATCGGCAAGCTGATCAACGCCTCCAAGCCGGCCGACGTGATCACCGTATTCGAGGCTCTGCAGAGCCTGGGCAAGGCAGAGGAGGTGGGCGGCCTTGTCTACCTGAACGCCTTGGCGCAGTTCGTGCCCAGCGCTGCCAACATCCGGCGCTATGCCGAGATCGTGCGCGAGCGCTCCATTCTGCGCAAACTGGTCACTGCCAGCGATGAAATCGCCACCAAGGCCTTCAACCCGCAGGGCACGCCGGTCGAAAAAATCCTCGACGAAGCCGAGCAGAAGATCTTCAAGATCGGCGAGGAAGGCTCGCGCATGAAGGAGGGCTTCCAGCCGATGGAATCGCTGGTGGTCGACCTGCTGGACCGCGTGCAGGAAATGGCGGACAACCCGAACGACATTACCGGGGTGCCCAGCGGCTTCTACGATCTGGACCGCATGACCAGCGGCATGCAGGCGGGGGATCTGATCATTCTGGCGGCTCGACCGTCGATGGGGAAAACGGCCTTCGCAATCAACATCGCCGAGCACGTGGCGCTGGCCGAAGGGCTGCCGGTGGCGGTGTTCTCGATGGAAATGGGCGCTGCGCAGCTGGCCGTGCGTATCGTGGGTTCCATCGGCCGCATCGACCAGGGTCGCCTGCGTACCGGCAAGCTGCACGACGAGGAGTGGCCGCGCCTGACCGAGGCGATCGAGAAGCTGCGCACCGTATCCATGCACATCGACGAAACGCCGGGCCTTACGCCGAGCGAACTGCGTGCCAACGCGCGGCGACTGGCGCGCCAGCAGGGCAAGCTGGGCCTGATCGTGGTGGACTACCTGCAGCTGATGAGCGGCAGTGGCAGCGCAGCGGCGGAGAACCGCGCGACCGAGCTGAGCGAAATCTCCCGTGGCCTGAAGATGCTGGCCAAGGAACTGCAATGCCCGCTGATTGCGCTGTCCCAGCTCAACCGCAGCGTCGAGCAGCGTACCGACAAGCGGCCGATGATGAGCGACCTGCGAGAATCGGGCGCGATTGAACAGGACGCAGACGTGATCATGTTCATCTACCGCGACGACTACTACAACAAGGAAAGTCGCGAACCCGGCGTGGCCGAGATCATCATCGGCAAGCAGCGTAACGGGCCAACGGGAACGGTGAAGCTCGCATTTATCAAGCCGCTAACCAAGTTCGAAAGTTTGGCGAGCATGGCAGATGAATATTGA
- a CDS encoding beta-ketoacyl-ACP synthase III: MYQAAISGTGLWVAPHTISNAELVTAYNAYVHQENEKHAEAIAAGERKALPESSEEFIVKASGIKQRYVIEKEGILDPTRMRPRLTPRPDDQLSLMAEIAVAAATQALENAGRKGEDIEMVVCAASNMQRQYPAMAIEVQNAIGAKGYGFDMNVACSSATFGLEQAVNAVRTGQVKAALVINPEITSAHHAWMDRDCHFIFGDVCTALVIERADLATSANRWEVLGTRLATQFSNNIRNNAGFMSRSEDRNPEDRDQLFMQEGRKVFKEVCPMAAEHIANQLETLGLTPAQVRRFWLHQANLSMNQLIGKRLLGHEPSFDEAPVILDEFANTASAGSIIAFHRHSQDLQAGDVGVICSFGAGYSIGSLVVRKQ, from the coding sequence ATGTATCAAGCCGCCATCAGCGGAACCGGCCTGTGGGTCGCTCCGCACACCATCAGCAACGCCGAACTCGTCACCGCCTACAACGCCTATGTGCACCAGGAAAACGAGAAGCATGCCGAGGCGATTGCCGCGGGTGAGCGCAAGGCCCTGCCGGAATCGAGCGAGGAATTCATCGTCAAGGCTTCAGGCATCAAGCAGCGCTACGTGATCGAGAAGGAAGGCATTCTGGATCCGACCCGCATGCGTCCGCGCCTGACGCCACGCCCGGACGACCAGCTTTCGCTGATGGCCGAAATCGCCGTGGCCGCTGCAACGCAGGCGCTGGAAAACGCTGGCCGCAAGGGCGAGGATATCGAGATGGTGGTCTGTGCCGCCTCCAACATGCAGCGCCAGTACCCCGCCATGGCGATCGAGGTGCAGAACGCCATCGGCGCAAAAGGCTACGGCTTCGACATGAACGTGGCCTGCTCGTCGGCCACTTTCGGGCTGGAGCAGGCGGTGAATGCCGTACGCACCGGCCAGGTCAAGGCTGCGCTGGTAATCAACCCCGAAATCACCTCGGCCCACCATGCGTGGATGGACCGCGACTGTCACTTCATTTTCGGCGACGTGTGCACCGCGCTGGTCATCGAGCGCGCCGATCTGGCGACCTCGGCGAACCGCTGGGAAGTGCTGGGCACGCGCCTGGCCACCCAGTTCTCCAACAACATTCGCAACAATGCCGGATTCATGAGCCGCAGCGAGGACCGCAATCCCGAAGACCGCGACCAACTGTTCATGCAGGAAGGGCGCAAGGTGTTCAAGGAAGTGTGCCCGATGGCCGCCGAGCATATCGCGAACCAGCTCGAAACCCTCGGCCTGACGCCGGCCCAGGTGCGCCGTTTCTGGCTGCACCAGGCCAACCTGAGCATGAACCAGCTGATCGGCAAGCGCCTGCTGGGCCATGAGCCGAGCTTTGACGAAGCCCCGGTGATTCTGGACGAGTTTGCCAATACGGCATCGGCCGGCTCCATCATCGCCTTCCATCGCCATAGCCAGGATCTGCAGGCAGGCGACGTCGGCGTGATCTGCTCGTTTGGTGCCGGCTACTCGATCGGCAGTCTGGTCGTGCGCAAACAATAA
- a CDS encoding nitrite/sulfite reductase, producing the protein MYQYTSFDQQFIEQRAAQYRDQLQRHLAGQLSDTEFKPLRLQNGGYIQRHAPMLRIAVPYGEIASRQLRVLARIAREYDQPAPELLRHAQGLQDALQAAQPGTLTAPPLRYGYGHLTTRTNVQFNWIPLEKSADVMDLLASVQMHGIQTSGNCIRNLNADALAGIAPDEIADPRPFAEILRQWSTLHPEFAYLPRKFKISLTGGVEDRAATHWYDVGLKLTRNDAGDLGFVVSVGGGMGRTPIVSPVIREFLPWQQMLNYLEAVLRVYNQYGRRDNLWKARIKVLVKAEGQRFTDAVEAEYAQILHEDGGRHTITQAEYERVAACFVQPELQAANLPHATDTSSTAYQRWLERNVRAHRLPQLRVVALSFKRPGLAPGDADGDVLDAVAELAERFSASEARLTHEQNMVLPWVHASDLPALYEHARALGLARPNIGLLTDMIACPGGDFCALANARSIPIAEALAERYQDLDELWDLGEIDLHMSGCINSCGHHHSGHIGILGVDKDGKEWYQITLGGADGSALSGPAMPGKVVGPSFSAAEVPDVIEAILDCYRRQRHERETLIQTLRRTGLEPFKQAANAARHPAAAPARTADLATA; encoded by the coding sequence ATGTACCAGTACACCTCTTTCGATCAGCAGTTCATCGAACAGCGCGCGGCCCAGTACCGCGACCAGCTGCAGCGGCACCTGGCCGGCCAGCTTTCCGACACCGAATTCAAGCCGCTGCGTCTGCAGAACGGCGGGTATATCCAGCGCCATGCACCCATGCTGCGCATCGCCGTGCCCTACGGCGAGATTGCCAGCCGCCAGTTGCGCGTGCTGGCTCGCATCGCCCGCGAATACGATCAGCCCGCACCCGAACTGCTGCGTCATGCACAGGGCCTGCAGGATGCGCTGCAGGCGGCCCAGCCCGGCACGCTGACAGCGCCGCCCCTGCGCTATGGCTACGGGCATCTCACCACGCGTACCAATGTGCAGTTCAACTGGATTCCGCTCGAAAAGAGCGCGGACGTGATGGACCTGCTGGCCAGCGTGCAGATGCACGGCATCCAGACCAGCGGCAACTGCATCCGCAACCTCAATGCCGATGCCCTGGCCGGCATCGCCCCGGACGAGATCGCCGATCCCCGCCCCTTTGCCGAAATCCTGCGCCAGTGGAGCACGCTGCACCCCGAGTTTGCCTATCTGCCGCGCAAGTTCAAGATTTCGCTGACGGGCGGCGTGGAAGACCGCGCCGCCACGCACTGGTATGACGTGGGCCTGAAGCTCACGCGCAATGACGCGGGTGATCTGGGCTTTGTCGTGAGCGTGGGTGGCGGCATGGGCCGCACGCCGATCGTGAGTCCGGTGATCCGCGAATTCCTGCCATGGCAGCAGATGCTCAACTACCTGGAGGCCGTGCTGCGCGTGTACAACCAGTACGGCCGGCGCGACAACCTGTGGAAGGCGCGCATCAAGGTGCTGGTCAAAGCCGAAGGCCAGCGCTTCACCGACGCGGTGGAGGCCGAGTATGCCCAGATCCTGCACGAGGACGGCGGCCGCCACACCATCACCCAGGCCGAATACGAGCGCGTTGCGGCCTGCTTCGTGCAACCGGAACTGCAGGCTGCCAACTTGCCTCACGCCACCGACACCAGCAGCACCGCCTACCAGCGCTGGCTGGAGCGCAACGTGCGTGCGCATCGCCTGCCGCAGCTGCGCGTGGTGGCGCTGTCGTTCAAGCGTCCGGGCCTTGCCCCGGGCGATGCGGATGGCGACGTGCTGGACGCAGTGGCCGAGCTGGCCGAGCGCTTCAGCGCCAGCGAGGCGCGCCTGACGCACGAACAGAACATGGTGCTGCCCTGGGTACATGCCAGCGACTTGCCCGCGCTGTACGAGCATGCGCGTGCACTCGGCCTGGCGCGCCCCAACATCGGCCTGCTGACCGACATGATCGCCTGCCCCGGCGGCGATTTCTGCGCCCTGGCCAATGCCCGCTCCATCCCGATCGCCGAAGCGCTGGCGGAGCGCTACCAGGACCTGGACGAGCTCTGGGATCTGGGCGAGATCGATCTGCACATGAGCGGCTGCATCAACTCCTGCGGCCACCATCACAGCGGACACATCGGCATCCTGGGCGTCGACAAGGACGGCAAGGAGTGGTACCAGATCACATTGGGCGGCGCCGACGGATCGGCCCTTTCCGGGCCGGCCATGCCGGGCAAGGTTGTGGGCCCGTCCTTCAGCGCAGCCGAAGTGCCGGACGTGATCGAGGCCATTCTCGACTGCTATCGCCGCCAGCGTCACGAACGCGAAACCCTGATCCAGACCCTGCGCCGCACTGGCCTGGAACCGTTCAAGCAGGCCGCCAATGCGGCGCGCCACCCTGCCGCCGCTCCTGCCAGGACGGCCGATCTTGCCACCGCCTGA
- a CDS encoding DUF934 domain-containing protein — MHTPAPLSLIRAQNYQPETAGRLILNNDQDALQADLAGISVVELQFPAHTDGRAYSQAQLLRRRRGFAGTLRATGEVLIDQLPQMQRCGFDQAVLRADQNAAHGQRLLALFAQGYYQGDALHPQPRFSGEGSDAATLPVAPAAEQRTATAPASKESTA; from the coding sequence ATGCACACCCCAGCCCCTCTTTCCCTCATCCGCGCACAGAACTACCAGCCGGAAACAGCCGGTCGTCTGATCCTGAACAACGACCAGGACGCGTTGCAGGCGGACCTTGCCGGCATCTCCGTGGTGGAACTGCAGTTCCCCGCCCACACCGATGGCCGCGCCTACAGCCAGGCCCAGTTGCTGCGCCGCCGACGCGGCTTTGCCGGCACGCTCCGCGCCACCGGCGAAGTCCTAATCGACCAGTTGCCGCAGATGCAGCGCTGCGGCTTCGACCAGGCCGTGCTGCGCGCCGACCAGAACGCCGCACATGGCCAACGCCTGCTGGCGCTGTTCGCGCAAGGCTACTACCAGGGCGACGCACTGCATCCCCAGCCGCGCTTTTCCGGAGAAGGTAGCGATGCCGCCACGCTCCCGGTCGCGCCTGCTGCGGAGCAACGCACCGCGACCGCCCCGGCCAGCAAGGAGAGCACAGCATGA
- a CDS encoding phosphoadenylyl-sulfate reductase codes for MNTSSAPSLHGRPSPAYDAHVAEAIATLRTAIAEFGSSTLVQASSLGAEDVVLSHLIESNGLGIPLFVLDTGKLHPETQVLLQATQQRRPESVAIYRPNPASVQAFVAAEGEEAMYRSLALRKRCCHIRKLEPLERALQGKSAWLTGLRREQSGNRATVPLRDDSEQAAGRPTKFNPLANWTWGDVWHYIATHQVPYNPLHDQFYPSIGCAPCTRAVTLGEDLRSGRWWWEQDQARECGLHLTSATASETSPASVLQEQQA; via the coding sequence ATGAACACCTCGTCGGCCCCCTCGCTGCATGGCCGCCCTTCCCCGGCCTACGACGCCCATGTGGCGGAAGCAATCGCCACCCTGCGCACAGCCATTGCCGAATTCGGCTCCAGCACCCTCGTACAGGCCAGCAGCCTCGGCGCCGAGGACGTTGTACTGAGTCATCTGATCGAATCCAACGGCCTGGGCATCCCCCTTTTCGTGCTCGATACCGGCAAGCTGCACCCCGAAACGCAGGTGCTGCTGCAAGCCACGCAACAGCGCCGCCCGGAATCGGTCGCCATCTACCGCCCCAACCCGGCCAGCGTGCAGGCCTTTGTCGCGGCCGAAGGCGAAGAAGCCATGTACCGCAGCCTGGCCCTGCGCAAGCGCTGCTGCCACATCCGCAAGCTCGAACCGCTGGAGCGCGCCCTGCAAGGCAAGTCGGCCTGGCTTACCGGCCTGCGCCGTGAACAGTCCGGCAACCGTGCCACAGTCCCCCTGCGCGACGACAGCGAGCAGGCGGCAGGCCGTCCGACCAAGTTCAACCCGCTCGCCAACTGGACCTGGGGCGACGTCTGGCACTACATCGCCACCCATCAGGTGCCCTACAACCCGCTGCACGACCAGTTCTACCCCAGCATCGGCTGCGCTCCCTGCACGCGCGCAGTCACCCTGGGCGAGGACTTACGCTCCGGCCGCTGGTGGTGGGAGCAGGATCAGGCGCGCGAATGCGGCCTCCACCTTACCTCCGCAACTGCATCCGAAACCAGCCCGGCCTCCGTCCTCCAGGAGCAACAAGCATGA
- the cysD gene encoding sulfate adenylyltransferase subunit CysD yields MNASPPATQALPANLLPHLHTLSAATRSPLHAPATGALSHLDALEEETIFLLREVAASFERPALLFSGGKDSLVLLACAEKAFGRGRIPFPLLMIDTGHNFPEVTAFRDQRAAELQARLIVRSVEDSMARGTVRLSRPDESRNAHQSVTLLEAIEEFRFDALIGGARRDEEKARAKERLFSHRDSFGQWQPRQQRPELWTLFNTRLHPGEHFRVFPISNWTELDVWQYIAREQLQLPSLYYAHPREVVQRRGLLVPVTPLTPPREGEQVQTLNVRFRTLGDITCTCPVESSAASAHDIVRETLGASTSERGATRMDDQTSDASMEQRKLEGYF; encoded by the coding sequence ATGAATGCCTCCCCTCCCGCTACGCAAGCCCTGCCTGCCAACCTCCTCCCACACTTGCACACACTGTCTGCGGCTACCCGCTCGCCCCTGCATGCCCCGGCCACCGGCGCGCTCTCCCACCTGGACGCACTGGAAGAGGAAACCATCTTCCTGCTGCGCGAAGTCGCCGCCAGTTTCGAACGCCCCGCCCTGCTATTCTCGGGCGGCAAGGACTCGCTGGTGCTGCTCGCCTGCGCCGAAAAGGCTTTCGGCCGTGGCCGCATCCCGTTCCCGCTGCTGATGATCGACACCGGCCACAACTTCCCCGAAGTCACTGCCTTCCGCGACCAGCGTGCGGCCGAGCTGCAGGCCAGGCTAATCGTGCGCAGCGTCGAAGATTCGATGGCACGCGGCACCGTGCGCCTGTCCCGGCCTGACGAGAGCCGCAACGCCCACCAGTCCGTCACCCTGCTGGAAGCAATCGAGGAATTCCGCTTCGACGCCCTCATTGGCGGCGCCCGCCGCGACGAGGAAAAAGCCCGCGCCAAGGAACGCCTGTTCAGCCACCGCGACAGCTTCGGCCAGTGGCAGCCACGCCAGCAGCGCCCCGAGCTGTGGACGCTGTTCAACACCCGCCTGCACCCCGGCGAGCACTTCCGCGTCTTCCCCATCAGCAACTGGACAGAGCTGGACGTCTGGCAATACATCGCCCGCGAACAGCTGCAACTGCCCAGCCTCTACTACGCCCACCCGCGCGAGGTGGTGCAGCGCCGCGGCCTGCTGGTCCCCGTCACCCCGCTGACCCCGCCAAGGGAAGGCGAACAGGTGCAGACCCTGAACGTACGCTTCCGCACCCTGGGCGACATCACCTGCACCTGCCCGGTCGAAAGCAGCGCCGCCAGCGCCCATGACATCGTGCGCGAAACCCTGGGCGCCAGCACCAGCGAACGCGGCGCCACCCGCATGGACGACCAGACCAGCGATGCCAGCATGGAACAACGCAAGCTCGAAGGATATTTCTGA
- a CDS encoding sulfate adenylyltransferase subunit 1 — translation MDIALNNHPAQALAPALRFITCGSVDDGKSTLIGRLLLDSRSVLQDQLAHITHQATGEVDAAVLARLTDGLQAERAQGITIDVAWRYFSSTRRKFIIGDAPGHEQYTRNMVTAASQADCAVVLVDATKLPWAVTPDAPAQLLPQTRRHALLAQLLRVPHCVFAINKLDAVSNPALACARISEALTSFTQAAGITPAAILPLSALKGWNVVDAHAGWCGYHGPTLLDILEQLPIAAAPRQAFALPVQWIESSAGSARTEQGRRTLWGRVASGSVQAGDTVQVFPSGQQATVAQVLDHARRPADGKEQRSLGLILDRELDITRGDWIIAADHPLRTRRQCSATLTWLDNDALVPGRQYWALHGHRWVKARVRRVEHQLDIHSLQQGPAEQLGANAIGQVELEFQAPLPLQPYAQNRQLGALILVDTATHATAAAAMVL, via the coding sequence ATGGACATCGCCCTGAACAACCACCCCGCCCAGGCCCTTGCCCCCGCCCTGCGCTTCATCACCTGCGGCAGCGTGGACGATGGCAAGAGCACCCTGATCGGCCGCCTGCTGCTCGACAGCCGGTCCGTGCTGCAGGACCAGCTCGCCCACATCACCCACCAAGCCACCGGCGAAGTGGACGCGGCCGTCCTTGCCCGTCTCACCGATGGCCTGCAGGCCGAACGCGCCCAGGGCATCACCATCGACGTGGCCTGGCGCTATTTTTCCAGCACGCGTCGCAAATTCATCATCGGCGATGCCCCCGGCCATGAGCAGTACACGCGCAACATGGTCACCGCCGCCAGCCAGGCCGACTGCGCCGTGGTGCTGGTCGATGCCACCAAGCTGCCCTGGGCCGTCACCCCCGACGCTCCCGCGCAGCTGCTGCCGCAAACCCGCCGCCACGCCCTGCTCGCCCAACTGTTACGCGTGCCACACTGCGTGTTCGCCATCAACAAGCTCGACGCCGTGAGCAACCCCGCTCTGGCCTGTGCGCGCATCTCCGAAGCTCTCACCAGCTTCACGCAAGCCGCCGGCATCACCCCGGCCGCCATCCTGCCACTCTCGGCTCTCAAGGGCTGGAATGTGGTCGATGCGCACGCAGGCTGGTGCGGCTACCATGGGCCCACCCTGCTCGATATCCTGGAACAGCTGCCCATCGCCGCCGCTCCCCGCCAGGCCTTTGCCCTGCCCGTGCAATGGATCGAATCCAGCGCCGGCAGTGCCCGGACCGAACAGGGCCGCCGCACGCTCTGGGGACGCGTGGCCAGCGGTTCGGTGCAGGCGGGCGATACAGTGCAGGTTTTTCCGAGCGGCCAGCAGGCCACCGTCGCCCAGGTCCTCGACCATGCCCGCCGCCCGGCTGACGGCAAGGAACAGCGCTCCCTCGGCCTGATCCTCGACCGTGAACTCGACATCACACGCGGCGACTGGATCATCGCCGCAGACCACCCCCTGCGAACCCGGCGCCAGTGCTCCGCCACCCTCACCTGGCTCGATAACGATGCCCTGGTGCCGGGTCGCCAGTACTGGGCGTTGCACGGCCACCGCTGGGTCAAGGCGCGCGTGCGCCGCGTGGAACACCAGCTCGACATCCACAGCCTGCAGCAGGGCCCGGCCGAACAGCTCGGCGCCAATGCCATCGGCCAGGTCGAGCTCGAATTCCAGGCCCCCCTGCCGCTGCAGCCCTATGCGCAGAACCGCCAGCTCGGCGCCCTGATCCTGGTCGATACGGCCACCCACGCCACGGCCGCCGCCGCCATGGTTCTTTGA
- the fdxA gene encoding ferredoxin FdxA, with protein MTHVVTEACIRCKYTDCVDVCPVDCFREGPNFLTIDPDECIDCAVCIPECPVGAIYAEEDVPANEQHMIKLNAELARLPSWKSITKRKDALPDAEEWKDKTGKLKELVR; from the coding sequence ATGACCCACGTCGTCACCGAAGCCTGTATCCGTTGCAAGTACACCGACTGCGTCGATGTGTGCCCGGTGGACTGCTTCCGCGAAGGCCCCAACTTCCTGACCATCGATCCCGATGAGTGCATCGACTGCGCAGTCTGCATTCCCGAGTGCCCGGTCGGTGCCATCTACGCCGAAGAAGACGTTCCCGCCAACGAGCAGCACATGATCAAGCTCAATGCCGAACTGGCCCGCCTGCCCAGCTGGAAGAGCATCACCAAGCGCAAGGACGCGCTGCCCGATGCCGAGGAGTGGAAGGACAAGACCGGCAAGCTGAAAGAGCTGGTCCGCTGA
- a CDS encoding NAD(P)/FAD-dependent oxidoreductase, with amino-acid sequence MTTERTFPNAIETDAVIVGAGPVGLFQVFELGLLEVKAHIIDALAYPGGQPVELYPDKPIYDIPAIPVCTGKELTDALMKQIEPFGATFHLGQEVTEVERQPDGRFHVCTSKGTEFLTKTIFIAAGVGAFQPRKLKVEGLEQFEGSQLFYRVKRPEDFAGKNLVIVGGGDSALDWTLDFTADTAHKAESVILVHRRDGFRAAPASVQKMKALCEQHKMQFLVGQITGYEETGGKLTAVKVTGGDGVTRSVPLDVLMVFFGLSPKLGPIAEWGLQIERKQLVVDTEKFSTSEPGIFAVGDINTYPGKKKLILSGFHECALAAFGAMDYIFPEKKVFLQYTTTSPKLHKVLGVESPNFD; translated from the coding sequence ATGACTACAGAACGCACTTTTCCCAACGCGATCGAGACAGATGCCGTCATCGTCGGTGCGGGGCCGGTCGGCCTGTTCCAGGTCTTCGAACTCGGCCTGCTCGAGGTCAAGGCCCACATCATCGATGCCCTGGCCTACCCCGGCGGCCAGCCGGTCGAACTGTATCCGGACAAGCCCATCTACGACATTCCCGCCATCCCGGTCTGCACCGGCAAGGAGCTGACCGACGCGCTGATGAAGCAGATCGAGCCCTTCGGCGCCACCTTCCATCTGGGCCAGGAAGTGACCGAAGTCGAGCGCCAGCCCGATGGCCGCTTCCACGTCTGCACCAGCAAGGGCACCGAATTCCTCACCAAGACGATCTTCATTGCCGCCGGCGTAGGAGCCTTCCAGCCGCGCAAGCTCAAGGTCGAGGGACTGGAGCAGTTCGAGGGCAGCCAGTTGTTCTACCGCGTCAAACGCCCGGAAGACTTTGCCGGCAAGAACCTGGTGATCGTCGGTGGCGGCGACTCCGCGCTGGACTGGACCCTCGACTTCACGGCCGACACCGCCCACAAGGCCGAAAGCGTCATCCTGGTGCACCGCCGCGACGGCTTCCGCGCGGCGCCTGCCAGCGTGCAGAAGATGAAGGCCCTGTGCGAACAGCACAAAATGCAGTTCCTGGTCGGCCAGATCACCGGCTACGAGGAAACCGGCGGCAAGCTCACCGCCGTCAAGGTCACCGGCGGCGACGGCGTCACGCGCTCCGTGCCACTGGACGTGCTGATGGTCTTCTTCGGCCTGTCGCCCAAGCTCGGGCCGATCGCCGAATGGGGCCTGCAGATCGAGCGCAAGCAGCTGGTCGTGGACACGGAAAAGTTCTCCACCAGCGAGCCCGGCATTTTCGCCGTAGGCGACATCAACACCTACCCCGGCAAGAAGAAGCTTATACTCTCCGGCTTCCACGAATGTGCCCTGGCCGCCTTCGGCGCCATGGACTACATCTTCCCCGAGAAGAAGGTCTTTCTGCAGTACACCACCACCAGTCCCAAGCTGCACAAGGTGCTGGGCGTGGAATCGCCCAACTTCGACTGA
- the thiD gene encoding bifunctional hydroxymethylpyrimidine kinase/phosphomethylpyrimidine kinase: MQAPDFDFSYIHVLSIAGSDSGGGAGIQADLKTCAALGVYGMTAITAITAQNTQGVRAIHSVPPEVIAAQIDAVAGDIGVEAVKIGMLHAPEVAEAVAAALERHAFAQVVLDPVMVATSGSVLMEDSTVSVLVKRLFPLASVITPNLDEAALLLGRKLETVEQMRSAAYELQAMGARAVLLKGGHLPGERVADVLLLENGEELVMDDARIATRNTHGTGCTLSSAIASYLALGEDLPDAVRMAREFVRKALEAGANVRTGGVGNGPLNHGFAPRVMRMDRL, from the coding sequence ATGCAGGCCCCCGATTTCGATTTCAGCTACATCCATGTGCTCAGCATTGCCGGTTCCGACAGTGGAGGCGGTGCCGGCATCCAGGCCGACCTGAAGACCTGTGCGGCGCTTGGGGTGTATGGCATGACCGCCATCACGGCGATCACGGCGCAGAACACGCAAGGAGTGAGGGCCATCCATTCCGTGCCGCCGGAAGTGATTGCGGCGCAGATCGATGCGGTGGCAGGCGACATCGGCGTGGAGGCGGTCAAGATCGGCATGCTGCATGCGCCCGAGGTGGCCGAAGCGGTGGCAGCGGCGCTGGAGCGCCATGCATTCGCACAGGTGGTGCTGGATCCGGTGATGGTGGCGACCAGCGGCTCGGTACTGATGGAAGACAGCACCGTGAGCGTGCTGGTGAAGCGCCTGTTTCCGCTGGCCAGCGTGATCACGCCGAACCTGGATGAGGCGGCGCTGCTGCTGGGGCGTAAGCTGGAAACGGTGGAGCAGATGCGCAGCGCGGCATATGAGCTGCAGGCCATGGGCGCGCGTGCAGTATTGCTGAAGGGCGGGCATCTGCCGGGCGAGCGTGTGGCCGATGTGCTGCTGCTGGAAAACGGCGAGGAGTTGGTGATGGATGACGCACGCATCGCCACGCGCAATACGCATGGAACGGGGTGTACCTTGTCGTCGGCGATAGCAAGCTATCTGGCGCTGGGCGAGGACTTGCCCGATGCCGTGCGCATGGCGCGCGAGTTTGTGCGCAAGGCGCTGGAGGCGGGAGCCAATGTGCGCACCGGCGGTGTCGGCAACGGTCCCCTGAATCACGGTTTTGCGCCACGTGTGATGCGCATGGATCGCCTGTAG